A stretch of Aedes aegypti strain LVP_AGWG chromosome 2, AaegL5.0 Primary Assembly, whole genome shotgun sequence DNA encodes these proteins:
- the LOC5572922 gene encoding ATP synthase mitochondrial F1 complex assembly factor 2 yields the protein MFRNSVKVLTRVTKSFNISIRNYPAPPKRFYRQTGIITSNGKFEITLDQRKLKTPKGAPFFVESEPLAIAIATEWDAQKDVIDRSRMHLTALSSTVIDNPNNLQKADIVNYLVNYASTDAILFQSNEDKRLKELQVVEWNPVIEWFNKRYDVQLEATDALEVPSFAPGTAMNISRYLSSYNEAALHGIMYAVDTLKSVILTCACVDRFIAVEKAVLLSRLEEEFQLGHWGRVEWAHDVNMLDLQARLSAAILFVYFNSSNVFVKEKISI from the exons ATGTTTAGAAACAGTGTAAAAGTTCTTACCAGAGTTACAAAATCATTTAACATCAGTATACGGAACTACC CGGCTCCCCCGAAACGATTTTATCGTCAAACCGGCATCATCACCAGTAATGGAAAGTTTGAAATCACACTGGACCAAAGAAAACTGAAGACACCCAAAGGAGCCCCCTTCTTCGTGGAGAGTGAACCCCTTGCTATTGCGATTGCCACCGAATGGGACGCCCAGAAGGATGTTATCGATCGATCCCGAATGCACTTGACGGCCCTTAGCAGCACCGTTATTGATAATCCGAATAATCTACAGAAAGCCGACATCGTGAACTATTTGGTGAATTATGCCAGCACCGATGCGATTCTGTTTCAATCGAAT GAAGACAAACGTCTCAAAGAGCTGCAAGTTGTCGAATGGAACCCGGTAATTGAATGGTTCAACAAGCGCTACGACGTCCAACTGGAGGCCACAGATGCCCTTGAAGTTCCAAGCTTTGCGCCCGGTACGGCAATGAACATAAGTCGCTATCTGTCGTCGTACAACGAAGCCGCCCTGCACGGAATAATGTACGCTGTGGACACTTTGAAATCCGTCATCTTGACGTGCGCTTGCGTCGATCGGTTTATTGCGGTGGAAAAAGCTGTCCTGTTGTCACGGTTAGAGGAGGAATTCCAGCTGGGGCACTGGGGACGAGTGGAGTGGGCTCATGACGTCAACATGCTGGATTTGCAGGCTCGACTCTCCGCTGCGATACTTTTTGTGTACTTTAACTCTAGTAATGTgtttgtgaaggagaaaatatCCATTTAA